One genomic window of Pseudomonas chlororaphis subsp. piscium includes the following:
- a CDS encoding DUF3509 domain-containing protein, with product MESISLLLGEALSPYQVTLTPRAQGECLVTLKNALGAIVVEREFSQAQLTDKRQLTDVVDGLHRDVLIAEGRLEPCVIAALRNVAQEKAFDSAR from the coding sequence ATGGAAAGTATCAGCCTATTGTTGGGTGAAGCCTTGAGCCCGTATCAGGTAACTCTGACCCCCCGCGCGCAGGGGGAATGCCTGGTGACCCTGAAGAATGCCTTGGGGGCCATAGTGGTCGAGCGTGAATTCAGTCAGGCCCAGTTGACCGACAAGCGCCAGTTGACCGATGTCGTCGACGGCCTGCATCGCGACGTATTGATCGCCGAAGGTCGCCTGGAACCCTGTGTCATCGCGGCCTTGCGCAATGTGGCCCAGGAGAAGGCGTTCGACAGCGCACGCTGA
- a CDS encoding TIGR02285 family protein, whose product MIRGIRLLSMLLVLGAWSPASQARDTLIWVLRDLPPMTIFEGPQKGRGVIDQALPALLASLPEYDHQFVHVNRARAMQMLRELPFVCDPALLFTPQRAQWLAFSITTFRMFSNGLAVRRQDRPGLLPFIHDGQVDLGALLVSPLHNVGVVAERSYGEPIDSLLKQAPLGTLIAHYGNSAIGNLLQMQRHGRLKALIGYQTEIRFQARQQGIDPDDLEFYPIQGMPKYQSVNVGCSNTPQGRQAVERINRALLELRPDTLLELYAQWLEPSLREQYRSDALAFFHDAPQR is encoded by the coding sequence ATGATTCGTGGCATACGCCTGTTGTCGATGCTGCTGGTGCTCGGCGCCTGGTCACCGGCCAGCCAGGCCCGGGACACACTGATCTGGGTATTGCGCGACCTGCCGCCGATGACGATTTTCGAAGGTCCGCAAAAAGGCCGGGGCGTGATCGACCAGGCCCTGCCCGCGCTGCTGGCCAGCCTGCCGGAGTACGACCATCAGTTCGTGCACGTCAACCGCGCCCGGGCCATGCAGATGCTCCGGGAGCTGCCCTTCGTCTGCGACCCGGCGCTGCTGTTCACCCCGCAGCGGGCGCAATGGCTGGCGTTTTCCATCACCACTTTTCGCATGTTCAGCAACGGCCTGGCGGTACGCCGCCAGGATCGTCCCGGCCTGCTGCCGTTTATCCATGACGGCCAGGTCGACCTGGGCGCGCTGCTGGTCAGCCCCCTGCACAATGTGGGCGTGGTGGCCGAACGCAGTTATGGCGAACCGATCGACAGCCTGCTCAAACAGGCTCCGCTCGGCACGCTGATCGCCCACTACGGCAACAGCGCCATCGGCAACCTGCTGCAGATGCAACGCCACGGGCGCCTGAAAGCCCTGATCGGTTACCAGACGGAAATTCGTTTCCAGGCACGACAGCAAGGCATCGACCCCGATGACCTGGAGTTCTACCCGATCCAGGGCATGCCCAAGTATCAATCGGTGAACGTCGGCTGCTCGAACACCCCGCAGGGCCGGCAGGCGGTGGAGCGCATCAACCGGGCGCTGCTCGAACTGCGCCCGGACACTTTGCTGGAGCTTTATGCCCAATGGCTGGAACCGTCGCTGCGCGAGCAATACCGCAGCGATGCCCTGGCATTTTTCCACGACGCGCCGCAGCGCTAG